The DNA window TTAGTTTAGCGGAGATGGTAAGTCTAAGAGTAGGATTGACCGGTTTCTTTTATCTAATTGTGTGGTTAACGAGTGGGAGATTATTGGTCAATTCATTGGAGACCGGGATTTGTCGGATCATTGTCCAATTTGGTTGTTGTCGGATAAATctaattggggtcctaaacctttTAGATTTAATAACGAGTGGTtttctaaatattattttatccctTTTGTGGAGAAAGAGTGGAATAGCTTGAAGGTTGGTGAAAGAGGAGATTTTGTGCTAAAAGAAAAGCTTAAACTTTTTAAAGAGAAGCTAAAATGGTGGAATAAGGAGGTCTTCGGGAAGTTTGATTTGGAGATGGAGGGAGGAGTTCGGGATATCAATATAGCCGATCAAAAGTTGGATTCGGATGATATTGATCATTTCAATGAGAACCTTGATAAGAGGAGGGAAGCGTGTTGTAGATTTTGGAAGAATTTGGGTATTAGAGAAAACATGCTTCTCAAAAAATCTAAATTGAAATGGATTCAAGAGGGAGATTCTAATAGCGGCTTTTTTCATAaggtgatgaaagaaaaaagaaggcgCAATCACATTGGCCCGATCTTCACTTCGGGCGGAGTGGTAGATTCGGTGGAGGAGGTGAAAGAAGCGGTTTTCAATAATTTTTGTAATAAGTTTATTGATTCGGAAGAGGAAAGACCGGTGTTGGATGGTGTTGATTTCAAATCCTTAAGTGTAGAAGAAGCGGTGGGGCTTGAAAAACCTTTTCTTGATAGCGAGATAAAAGAGGCGATTTGGGATTGTGGTGGGGATAAAAGCCCGGGGCCGGATggttattcttttcttttctttaagaaGTGTTGGAATATTATTAAAGAAGACTTCATCAATTTCTTCAAACACTTTTTTGAGGGAAGTTCTATTTCTAAGGCGATTTCTTCTTCCTTTTGACTTTGATTCCCAAGTCTAAAAATCCGTTGAGTTTGGACGATTATAGGCCAATTTGTTTGGTGGGGTGCATGTATAAAGTGGTGTCCAAACTTTTGGCGGGTAGATTGAAAGGAGTGCTTAATTCTATCATTTCTACTTGTCAAAGTGCCTTTGTGCCCGGGAGACATTTGTTAGATACGAGGTGGTTGACTATGCTAGAAAAGAAGGGAAaagttgcattttttttaaagtggattttgagaaAGCTTATGATAAAGTTAGTTGGAGTTTTCTTCGATACATGTTTAGAAGGATGGGGTTTGGTGCGAAATGGATGCAATGGATGGAATTATTGGTGTTCAAAAGTAGTATGTCGGTGGTTGTAAATGGGAGTCCAACAAAAGAGTTTATTATTCAAAGAGCATTGAGACAAGGTGATCCCCTTTCCCCTTTTCTTTTTGTGCTAATAGCGGAAGGTCTTACGGGTCTTGTTAGAAAATCTATAGAAGTGGGGGAATTTCAAAGTTTTTCCATAAAGGACTCTTGCAAGGTGGacatccttcaatttgcggatgataccttAATTGTGGGTGACGACAATTGGAAACATGTTAGAGCAATCAAAGAGGTTCTTCGGGCTTTTGAAATTGTTTCCGGTCTTGGTATTATCTTTTTTTGGATGCGGTTTCTTACTTTCTCTCTTGTAAAAAAGAAGagagtaatttttattttctaggTATTCCGATTGGATTCAATCCAAGGAAGGAAGCTACTTGGAATCCTCTTGTGTTAAATTTGAAGAATCAATTGGAAGGGTGGAAGAATCGATACTTAAATTTGGGAGGTAGAATTACTCTCTTAAAGGTCGTTCTTAGCTCTTTAGCCATTTTCACTATGTCATTCTACAAAATGCCGAGAATTGTGGTAAATAGGATGACTTCTATTCAAAGTAAGTTTCTTTGGGGGGTGTGGAGGAAAAAAGAAGAATTCATTCGGTAAAATGGGATGATGTAACCTTGCCGGTAGAGAAAGGGGGGTTAGGTGTGAAGAACAACTCTTTATTCAATTTGGCTCTTCTTAACAAGTGGAGATGGAGAATTCTTGAAGGGCATAATTCTTTGTGGTTTAATATGTTGAAGTCTCGTTACGGTGATTTATCATCGTTCATTATGGGAGGAGGTAAAGTTGGTAATGTTTCTTCCTCTTTTTCCGTTTGGTGGAAGGATTTAATTAAGGTGGGTTctacttcatcttcttcttcttcttctttttctcatgaTCCAATTATTTCTAATACTAGGTTCTTCTTTCACAATTGATTTACCACTCCGTTTTGGGAATCCATTTGGTTGGATGGTATTTCTTTGAAAGATGAATTTTCGGATCTTTTCGAGGCTTCTTTTTTGAAGAGCGTTCCGGTGGCGGCGATGGGTGGTTGGAGGGATAATAGGTGGTGTTTGGGTGATTTAGGCTTAAATGTGGGAGCAATGAGGGAGGTTGGCTTTAgtaatattttggatgatttgaaGGGTCGGTTGGAGGTTTTCGGGGGGCGGAAGGAAGGAAAGGATTCGGTAGCTTGGAGGGGAAATTCGGAGTCTATTTTTTCGGTTTCTCCGTGCTATAAGTTTTATGATCGTCTTCGAATCCCTTTTGGTCCTCCTATCAAGAACGAGGAAGCGTTTGGTTTTCTTTGGAAAGTGGAAGTTCCTTTCAAAATTAAGGCTTTCGGTTGGAGACTTTTCCGGAATAAGCTTCCCACAAAAGATCTATTGGTGACTAGAGGTACGCCTTTGTCTTTTGATAATTTAAATTGTGTTTTGTGTGGGAATTGTGAGGAGAACATGAAGCATCTATTTTTTAGTTGTTTGGTGGTTAAGAAGGTTTGGAGGGGGGTTGCTTTATGGGTGGGATTAGGAGACATCGGTGAGGAAGATGGATTGGAAAATTTTATGTTTTGGCACCGGTTCTTTCGTTGTAAAAGGGTGAAAGAGAGGAAGCTTGGTGTTGTTTGGCTAGCTACTAATTGGACCATATGGTTACTTAGGAATGGGGTATCTTTCCGGAAGGATAAATGAAGTGTTGATGATACCATTTGAAATATTAAGATGTTTGTTTGGAGGTGGACTTTTTGTGGAAAAATTACACATTCCAATTTTTCTTTTTACGAGTTTTCAAAGGAACCGTTGTTTTTCCTCTCGTAAGTtaatttggtttgtaatttttcttttgtcgGGATTTTTCCCGTGTCCTATTGTAAAAGGCGTTGACAACCCTTTGTTCTCTCTTCAATATATCTtgcttatttaaatatatatatatatatatatatatatatatatatatatatatatatgtgtgtgtgtgtgtgtgtgtgtgtgtgtgtgtgtgtatatatatataatttaagctCTAAAAATTTAGAGGTTATGTGCGGTGGCACTCCTTGTATATTCACACAGTCGGCCTCGTTAAGATACAACTGAACTTAAAAAAGTGATTAAGACTTCGAGCCAAAGTTTTATAGGAAAAGGGTATTTGAGAATTCTTGGGCTGACCCAAGCTCAAGAGAAGTGAGACCATTGTCTTAggcctttttttttttgggaatttCTCATTGAACCCATATAGGGTGAAAAACACCtctgaaaaccccaaaatatccTTCGATGTGCATTTCTGAAGGCACCATTTTTCTCATTTTCAAttatttcgaatatgcatatccgaaaacactcaTTTTTGAACTACTTTTAAATATTTCACATATGTATGTTCGAAAATGCCAATAAGCAGTTTCGAATATGCTATCCGAAATATGCTTTGATTCTTCATTTGTAAAAACAACAACATTACATATTGTTACAATCGGAGCATTGTAGCAACTAAAATTAATACCTTCTATTATCCGACAaatatttaatgaaaataaaaaagacgtagattatagtaaaaaaaacgatatcataatatataaatagttgtTCGGATAAGTGCAAAACGCCAAAATATTACAACaccttaaaaaattcataaacaatACATAAAAAGGCTAATACTTATGAGTATGCCTA is part of the Vicia villosa cultivar HV-30 ecotype Madison, WI linkage group LG2, Vvil1.0, whole genome shotgun sequence genome and encodes:
- the LOC131650953 gene encoding uncharacterized protein LOC131650953, giving the protein MGFGAKWMQWMELLVFKSSMSVVVNGSPTKEFIIQRALRQGDPLSPFLFVLIAEGLTGLVRKSIEVGEFQSFSIKDSCKVDILQFADDTLIVGDDNWKHVRAIKEVLRAFEIVSGLGIPIGFNPRKEATWNPLVLNLKNQLEGWKNRYLNLGGRITLLKVVLSSLAIFTMSFYKMPRIVSRYGDLSSFIMGGGKVGNVSSSFSVWWKDLIKSVPVAAMGGWRDNRWCLGDLGLNVGAMREVGFSNILDDLKGRLEVFGGRKEGKDSVAWRGNSESIFSVSPCYKFYDRLRIPFGPPIKNEEAFGFLWKVEVPFKIKAFGWRLFRNKLPTKDLLVTRGTPLSFDNLNCVLCGNCEENMKHLFFSCLVVKKVWRGVALWVGLGDIGEEDGLENFMFWHRFFRCKRVKERKLGVVWLATNWTIWLLRNGVSFRKDK
- the LOC131650952 gene encoding uncharacterized protein LOC131650952 — protein: MWNNLLAVMKRFKDGEWVMGGDFNAIKNSSERKGRAVMHNNREIIGQFIGDRDLSDHCPIWLLSDKSNWGPKPFRFNNEWFSKYYFIPFVEKEWNSLKVGERGDFVLKEKLKLFKEKLKWWNKEVFGKFDLEMEGGVRDINIADQKLDSDDIDHFNENLDKRREACCRFWKNLGIRENMLLKKSKLKWIQEGDSNSGFFHKVMKEKRRRNHIGPIFTSGGVVDSVEEVKEAVFNNFCNKFIDSEEERPVLDGVDFKSLSVEEAVGLEKPFLDSEIKEAIWDCGGDKSPGPDGYSFLFFKKCWNIIKEDFINFFKHFFEGSSISKAISSSF